A genomic segment from Nymphalis io chromosome 15, ilAglIoxx1.1, whole genome shotgun sequence encodes:
- the LOC126773763 gene encoding myosin heavy chain, muscle isoform X12, whose protein sequence is MPKPQVQEGEDPDPTPYLFVSLEQKRIDQSKPYDGKKACWVPDEKEGFVQGEIKATKGDLVTVNLPGGETKDFKKDLVAQVNPPKYEKCEDMSNLTYLNDASVLYNLKQRYYHKLIYTYSGLFCVAINPYKRFPVYTFRCAKLYRGKRRSEVPPHIFAISDGAYVNMLTNHENQSMLITGESGAGKTENTKKVIAYFATVGAAQKKDPSQDKGKGSLEDQVVQTNPVLEAFGNAKTVRNDNSSRFGKFIRIHFGPSGKLAGADIETYLLEKARVISQQALERSYHIFYQMMSGSVSGLKDMCMLSNDIYDYYNVSQGKITIPNVDDGEECLLTDQAFDILGFTQEEKDNVYKITAAVMHMGCMKFKQRGREEQAEADGTEDGDKVAKLLGVDCADLYKNLLKPRIKVGNEFVTQGRNKDQVTNSVGALCKGMFDRLFKWLVKKCNETLDTKQKRQHFIGVLDIAGFEIFDYNGFEQLCINFTNEKLQQFFNHHMFVLEQEEYKKEGINWTFIDFGMDLLACIDLIEKPMGILSILEEESMFPKATDQTFVEKLNNNHLGKSAPYLKPKPPKPGCQAAHFAIGHYAGNVGYNITGWLEKNKDPLNDTVVDQFKKGANKLLVEIFADHPGQSGDAGAGGGGGKGGRGKKGGGFATVSSAYREQLNNLMTTLRSTQPHFVRCIIPNELKQAGLIDSHLVMHQLTCNGVLEGIRICRKGFPNRMVYPDFKLRYMILAPAAMSAEKDPKEAARKCLEAVQLDPESYRIGHTKVFFRAGVLGQMEELRDDRLSKIVSWLQAYIRGYLSRKDFKKLQEQRLALQVVQRNLRKYLQLRTWPWWKLWQRVKPLLNVTRIEDEIAKLEEKAQKAQEAFEKEEKLRKEVEALNSKLLEEKQALLASLEGEKGSLSETQERANKLQAQKADLEGQLRDTQDRLTQEEDARNQLFQAKKKLEQEISGLKKDVEDLELNVQKAEQDKATKDHQIRNLNDEIAHQDELINKLNKEKKLQGESNQKTSEELQAAEDKVNHLNKVKQKLEQTLDELEDSLEREKKLRGDVEKQRRKVEGDLKLTQEAVSDLERNKKELEQTIQRKDKEISSLTAKLEDEQSLVSKVQKQIKELQARIEELEEEVESERQARAKAEKQRADLARELEELGERLEEAGGATSAQIELNKKREAELSKLRRDLEEANIQHESTLANLRKKHNDAVAEMGEQLDQLNKLKAKAEHDRASCYNELNNTRAAIDQVAREKAAQEKIVKQLQHQLNEVQSKADESNRTLNDLDAAKKKLSIENSDLLRQLEEAESQVSQLSKIKVSLTTQLEDTKRLADEEARERATLLGKFRNLEHDLDNIREQVEEEAEGKADLQRQLSKANAEAQLWRSKYESEGVARSEELEEAKRKLQARLAEAEETIESLNQKVVALEKTKQRLATEVEDLQLEVDRATAIANAAEKKQKAFDKIIGEWKLKVDDLAAELDASQKECRNYSTELFRLKGAYEEGQEQLEAVRRENKNLADEVKDLLDQIGEGGRNIHEIEKARKRLEAEKDELQAALEEAEAALEQEENKVLRAQLELSQVRQEIDRRIQEKEEEFENTRKNHQRALDSMQASLEAEAKGKAEALRMKKKLEADINELEIALDHANKANAEAQKNIKRYQAQIKDLQTALEEEQRARDDAREQLGISERRANALQNELEESRTLLEQADRARRQAEQELGDAHEQLNELSAQSASLSAAKRKLESELQTLHSDLDELLNEAKNSEEKAKKAMVDAARLADELRAEQEHAQTQEKLRKALEQQIKELQVRLDEAEANALKGGKKAIQKLEQRVRELENELDGEQRRHADAQKNLRKAERRIKELTFQAEEDRKNHERMQDLVDKLQQKIKTYKRQIEEAEEIAALNLAKFRKAQQELEEAEERADLAEQAISKFRGKGRAGSAARGVSPAPQRTRPAFDGFGTFPPRFDLAPENDF, encoded by the exons ATGCCGAAGCCACAAGTACAAGAGGGTGAGGACCCCGATCCGACCCCATACCTGTTCGTCTCTCTCGAACAAAAGCGTATCGACCAGAGCAAGCCCTACGATGGCAAGAAGGCTTGCTGGGTTCCAGACGAAAAAGAGGGCTTCGTGCAGGGTGAAATTAAGGCCACCAAGGGTGACCTGGTGACCGTCAACCTTCCCGGAGGCGAG ACCAAAGACTTCAAGAAGGACCTAGTAGCACAAGTCAACCCGCCTAAGTACGAAAAATGTGAGGATATGTCCAATTTGACATACCTCAACGACGCTTCGGTTTTGTATAACTTGAAGCAGAGATATTACCATAAGCTTATTTAC ACTTACTCGGGTCTCTTCTGTGTGGCCATCAACCCTTACAAGAGATTCCCCGTGTACACCTTCCGATGTGCCAAGCTTTACCGAGGCAAGCGTCGTTCGGAAGTGCCACCCCACATTTTCGCCATTTCCGACGGCGCCTACGTCAACATGTTAACCAACCACGAAAATCAATCTATGTTGATTAC TGGTGAGTCTGGTGCCGGAAAGACTGAGAACACGAAGAAGGTAATTGCTTACTTCGCCACCGTTGGTGCTGCGCAAAAGAAAGACCCGTCGCAGGACAAAGGAAAGGGATCCCTGGAAGACCAGGTCGTCCAAACTAACCCTGTGCTTGAAGCCTTCGGTAACGCCAAGACTGTGCGTAACGACAACTCCTCGCGTTTC GGTAAATTCATCCGTATTCACTTCGGCCCCTCTGGAAAACTGGCTGGTGCTGACATTGAGACCT ACCTGCTCGAGAAGGCTCGTGTAATTTCCCAGCAAGCCCTTGAGCGTTCTTACCACATCTTCTACCAGATGATGTCTGGTTCCGTAAGCGGTCTTAAAG ACATGTGTATGTTGTCCAACGACATATACGATTACTATAACGTCTCCCAGGGTAAGATTACTATCCCCAACGTTGATGACGGTGAAGAATGTCTTCTGACAGAC CAAGCCTTCGACATTCTTGGTTTTACCCAAGAAGAGAAGGACAATGTATACAAGATCACCGCCGCTGTCATGCACATGGGTTGTATGAAGTTCAAGCAGAGGGGTCGTGAGGAACAGGCTGAAGCTGATGGCACTGAG GACGGTGACAAGGTTGCCAAGCTCCTCGGTGTTGACTGCGCTGACTTGTACAAGAACTTGCTGAAGCCCCGCATCAAGGTCGGAAACGAATTCGTGACCCAGGGTCGTAACAAGGACCAAGTCACCAACTCCGTCGGTGCTCTTTGTAAGGGCATGTTCGATCGTCTCTTCAAGTGGCTCGTCAAGAAGTGTAATGAAACCCTAGACACCAAGCAGAAGAGACAGCACTTCATCGGTGTACTGGATATTGCTGGTTTCGAAATCTTCGAC tacAACGGTTTCGAGCAACTCTGCATTAACTTCACAAACGAGAAGCTCCAGCAATTCTTTAACCATCACATGTTCGTACTCGAACAAGAGGAGTACAAGAAAGAGGGCATCAACTGGACCTTCATCGATTTCGGAATGGACTTGCTAGCTTGTATCGATTTGATCGAGAAG CCCATGGGTATCCTCTCAATTCTTGAGGAAGAGTCTATGTTCCCGAAAGCTACCGACCAGACTTTCGTTGAGAAGTTGAACAACAACCACTTGGGTAAATCTGCTCCTTACCTGAAGCCTAAGCCCCCCAAGCCTGGTTGCCAAGCCGCTCACTTCGCTATTGGTCACTACGCCGGTAAT gtCGGTTACAACATCACTGGCTGGCTTGAAAAGAACAAGGACCCTCTTAACGACACTGTCGTTGACCAATTCAAGAAGGGTGCCAACAAACTGTTGGTGGAAATTTTCGCTGACCATCCTGGCCAGTCTGGTGATGCTGGAGCTGGTGGTGGTGGCGGCAAGG GAGGTCGCGGTAAGAAGGGAGGTGGTTTTGCTACTGTCTCATCTGCCTACAGg GAACAACTTAACAATCTGATGACAACGCTGAGGTCCACTCAACCTCACTTCGTGCGTTGTATCATTCCCAATGAATTGAAACAGGCTG GTCTCATCGACTCTCACCTTGTGATGCACCAGCTCACCTGTAACGGTGTGCTTGAAGGCATCCGTATTTGCCGTAAAGGTTTCCCCAACAGGATGGTCTACCCAGACTTCAAGCTCCG ttACATGATTCTTGCACCCGCCGCTATGTCTGCTGAAAAAGATCCAAAAGAGGCAGCTAGGAAGTGTCTTGAAGCAGTTCAGCTTGACCCTGAAAGTTATCGTATAGGTCACACAAAG GTATTCTTCCGCGCTGGTGTTCTGGGTCAGATGGAAGAATTGCGTGACGACAGGCTGTCTAAGATCGTATCTTGGCTCCAGGCCTACATCCGTGGTTACCTGTCCCGTAAGGACTTCAAGAAGTTGCAGGAACAGAG ATTGGCTCTCCAAGTTGTCCAACGCAACTTGCGCAAGTACTTGCAGCTCCGCACCTGGCCATGGTGGAAACTGTGGCAGAGGGTCAAGCCCCTCCTCAACGTCACCCGCATCGAGGATGAGATCGCG AAACTGGAGGAGAAGGCTCAAAAAGCCCAGGAGGCGTTTGAGAAGGAAGAAAAACTCCGCAAGGAGGTTGAGGCCCTCAACTCTAAACTGCTTGAGGAGAAGCAAGCCCTACTTGCTTCCCTCGAGGGAGAAAAGGGTTCTCTCTCTGAAACCCAGGAGCGTGCCAACAAACTCCAGGCACAGAAGGCTGATCTCGAGGGTCAACTTAgg gACACGCAAGACCGTCTCACCCAGGAAGAGGATGCCCGCAACCAACTATTCCAAGCCAAGAAGAAGTTGGAGCAGGAAATCTCTGGTTTAAAGAAAGATGTAGAAGACCTCGAATTAAACGTCCAGAAGGCTGAACAGGATAAGGCTACCAAGGACCACCAAATCCGCAACTTAAACGATGAAATCGCCCACCAGGACGAGCTCATTAACAAACTCAACAAGGAAAAGAAACTTCAAGGAGAATCTAACCAGAAGACCTCTGAGGAGCTGCAAGCCGCTGAGGACAAGGTTAACCACCTCAACAAGGTCAAGCAGAAGCTCGAGCAGACCCTTGATGAGCTCGAAGACTCATTGGAGCGTGAAAAGAAACTGCGCGGTGATGTTGAAAAGCAGAGGAGGAAGGTTGAAGGCGACCTTAAACTTACCCAGGAAGCCGTCTCCGACCTCGAACGCAACAAAAAGGAACTCGAACAAACCATTCAGCGCAAGGACAAGGAAATCTCTTCTCTCACTGCCAAGCTCGAAGACGAACAATCTTTGGTCAGCAAGGTCCAGAAACAGATCAAAGAACTGCAAGCCCGCATCGAGGAACTGGAAGAGGAAGTCGAATCCGAACGCCAGGCCCGTGCTAAGGCTGAGAAGCAGCGCGCTGATCTTGCTCGTGAACTCGAAGAGCTGGGTGAACGTCTTGAGGAAGCCGGTGGTGCCACCTCTGCTCAAATTGAACTTAACAAGAAGCGTGAGGCTGAGCTCAGCAAACTCCGTCGTGACTTGGAAGAAGCTAACATTCAGCACGAGTCCACCCTCGCTAACCTCCGCAAGAAGCACAACGATGCCGTTGCGGAAATGGGTGAGCAACTCGACCAGCTCAACAAGCTTAAGGCTAA GGCTGAACATGACCGTGCATCTTGCTACAACGAGCTTAACAACACACGTGCGGCCATTGACCAAGTTGCAAGGGAAAAG GCTGCTCAAGAAAAGATCGTCAAGCAACTTCAACACCAGCTCAACGAGGTTCAAAGCAAGGCTGATGAATCCAACCGCACCCTCAATGACCTGGATGCCGCTAAGAAGAAGTTGTCCATTGAGAACTCCGACCTGCTCCGCCAGTTGGAGGAGGCTGAGTCCCAGGTGTCGCAGCTCTCCAAGATTAAGGTGTCTCTCACCACTCAGCTGGAAGACACCAAGAGGCTCGCCGACGAAGAGGCCAGG GAACGCGCTACTTTGCTTGGCAAATTCCGCAACCTCGAACACGACTTGGACAACATCCGCGAGCAAGTGGAAGAGGAAGCCGAAGGCAAGGCTGACTTACAGCGTCAACTGTCGAAGGCTAACGCTGAAGCTCAACTCTGGCGCTCCAAGTACGAGTCCGAGGGTGTTGCCCGCTCCGAGGAACTCGAGGAAGCCAAGCGCAAGCTCCAAGCTCGTCTTGCCGAAGCCGAAGAAACCATCGAATCTCTCAACCAGAAGGTTGTTGCTCTCGAAAAGACCAAGCAGCGCCTTGCCACCGAAGTCGAGGACTTGCAACTCGAGGTTGACCGTGCCACCGCCATCGCTAACGCTGCTGAGAAGAAGCAAAAGGCCTTTGATAAGATCATCGGTGAATGGAAGCTCAAGGTTGATGACCTTGCTGCCGAACTTGATGCCAGCCAAAAGGAATGCCGTAACTACTCTACCGAATTATTCCGCCTTAAGGGTGCCTACGAGGAAGGTCAGGAACAACTCGAGGCCGTGCGCCGTGAAAACAAGAACCTCGCCGATGAAGTCAAGGATCTGCTTGATCAGATTGGCGAAGGTGGCCGCAACATCCACGAAATCGAGAAGGCCAGGAAGCGTCTTGAAGCTGAAAAAGACGAACTCCAGGCCGCTCTCGAGGAAGCCGAAGCAGCTCTTGAGCAGGAAGAAAACAAGGTTCTGCGTGCTCAACTCGAGCTGTCTCAGGTTAGACAGGAAATTGACAGGAGGATCCAGGAGAAGGAAGAGGAATTCGAGAATACCCGCAAGAACCACCAACGTGCCTTGGACTCTATGCAAGCTTCCCTTGAAGCAGAAGCTAAGGGCAAGGCTGAGGCCCTGCGCATGAAGAAGAAGTTGGAGGCTGACATCAATGAACTCGAGATCGCCCTCGACCACGCTAACAAGGCTAACGCTGAAGCCCAGAAGAACATTAAACGTTACCAGGCACAGATCAAGGACCTCCAAACTGCCTTGGAAGAAGAACAGCGTGCTCGTGATGATGCCCGCGAACAGCTTGGAATCTCAGAGCGTCGTGCTAACGCCCTCCAAAATGAGCTCGAGGAATCTCGTACGCTCCTTGAACAAGCCGACCGTGCTCGTCGTCAAGCTGAACAAGAACTTGGTGATGCCCACGAACAGCTCAACGAACTTTCTGCTCAAAGCGCTTCCCTCTCTGCTGCTAAGAGGAAACTCGAGTCTGAGCTCCAAACCCTGCACTCTGACCTTGACGAACTCCTTAACGAGGCTAAGAACTCCGAGGAGAAGGCAAAGAAAGCCATGGTTGATGCAGCCAGGCTTGCCGACGAACTCCGTGCTGAGCAAGAACACGCCCAGACCCAGGAGAAGCTTCGCAAGGCACTTGAACAGCAGATCAAGGAATTGCAAGTCAGACTTGATGAAGCTGAAGCTAACGCACTCAAGGGAGGCAAGAAGGCCATCCAGAAACTTGAACAAAGAGTAAGGGAGCTTGAAAACGAGCTTGATGGTGAACAGAGGAGGCACGCTGATGCACAGAAGAACCTGCGCAAGGCTGAAAGACGCATCAAGGAATTGACCTTCCAGGCCGAAGAAGACCGCAAGAACCATGAACGCATGCAGGATCTGGTCGACAAACTGCAGCAGAAGATCAAGACCTACAAGAGGCAGATCGAAGAAGCCGAAGAGATCGCCGCCCTTAACTTGGCTAAGTTCCGTAAGGCACAGCAAGAATTGGAAGAAGCCGAAGAAAGGGCAGACCTTGCCGAGCAAGCTATCAGCAAATTCCGTGGCAAGGGACGCGCGGGATCAGCTGCGAGAGGAGTTAGTCCAGCG CCCCAACGTACGCGCCCCGCCTTTGACGGTTTCGGCACCTTCCCACCAAGGTTCGACCTGGCGCCCGAAAACGATTTCTAA